One segment of Comamonas thiooxydans DNA contains the following:
- a CDS encoding ATP-binding protein, giving the protein MLAFLPPRLRAVLLILLWLAASSLGGWLGYQGFVKIGLETVVAAGNNRLDLYAASLRREIEKFAFLPDVVALQPEILSLLQSPGDERLQSRANLYLEELSRRAGTLSVYMLDHDGHVLAASNWRRADSFVGESLGFRPYVQQALREGRGRYFGVGTTRGEPGYYLTTTLGQGEMHGVVVVKVGLAQLEQSWASAESPVLVSDENTVVILSNMPAWRFATLLPLDEARRAELEASQKYNRLSLRPLGWRGMSSGSVTGVRQVSIPDVKDAAADQSAGRFLAQSRPMAGTPWQITVLSPLSVALQLAASRAWVTGALIALMLLLGALLYQRRRHVREQLAAQQALKQANEVLENKVQQRTADLQSANVALQQEVMERMQAETTLRAAQDELVQAGKLAVIGQLSTEVAHELNQPLAALRALAGNSQRFLERGQSEMVQSNLQRMAELTERMGRITGQLRNFARKSAGQPEPVELAKVVDGALSLMEPRIAQSGVMVVRQPSDLELSAWCDANRVQQVLINLLSNALDAVQGGNTRCVEIACNRSGAWAQITVRDHGPGLSDQAQARLFEPFFTTKPEGLGLGLGLPLSAEIAQAAGGSLTGGNHPEGGAIFTLSLPLVDTRPLS; this is encoded by the coding sequence ATGTTAGCTTTCCTGCCCCCGCGCCTGCGTGCTGTTTTGCTGATCCTGCTCTGGCTGGCTGCAAGCAGCCTGGGCGGCTGGCTGGGCTATCAGGGCTTCGTCAAGATCGGTCTCGAGACCGTCGTGGCTGCCGGCAACAACCGCCTCGATCTCTATGCTGCCAGCCTGCGGCGCGAGATCGAGAAATTTGCCTTTCTGCCCGATGTCGTGGCCTTGCAGCCCGAGATCCTGTCGCTGCTGCAATCGCCGGGCGACGAAAGACTGCAGTCTCGCGCCAATCTCTATCTGGAGGAGCTGAGCCGTCGTGCGGGCACCCTCAGCGTCTACATGCTCGATCACGACGGTCATGTGCTGGCTGCCAGCAATTGGCGCCGCGCCGACAGTTTTGTGGGCGAGAGTCTCGGTTTCAGGCCCTATGTCCAGCAGGCATTGCGAGAAGGGCGCGGGCGCTACTTCGGCGTGGGCACCACTCGCGGCGAGCCCGGCTATTACCTGACCACTACCTTGGGGCAGGGCGAGATGCATGGCGTGGTGGTGGTCAAGGTCGGGCTGGCGCAGCTCGAGCAATCCTGGGCCAGTGCGGAGTCTCCGGTACTGGTCAGCGATGAAAATACCGTGGTCATTCTCAGCAACATGCCTGCCTGGCGCTTTGCCACCTTGCTGCCGTTGGATGAGGCAAGACGTGCCGAGCTGGAAGCTTCGCAGAAATACAACCGCCTGAGCCTGCGGCCTCTGGGGTGGCGTGGCATGAGCAGTGGCAGTGTCACGGGCGTCAGGCAGGTGAGCATTCCCGATGTCAAGGACGCTGCGGCAGACCAGAGCGCTGGCCGCTTTCTGGCCCAGTCCAGACCTATGGCCGGCACACCCTGGCAGATTACCGTGCTTTCCCCCTTGAGCGTTGCATTGCAGTTGGCGGCCAGTCGCGCCTGGGTGACGGGGGCGTTGATTGCGTTGATGCTTTTGCTGGGAGCTTTGCTGTATCAGCGGCGCAGACATGTGCGTGAGCAACTGGCGGCCCAGCAGGCGCTGAAACAAGCCAACGAGGTGCTGGAAAACAAGGTGCAGCAGCGCACGGCCGATCTGCAGAGTGCCAATGTGGCGCTGCAGCAGGAGGTGATGGAGCGCATGCAGGCCGAGACCACGCTGCGCGCGGCGCAGGACGAGTTGGTACAGGCAGGCAAACTAGCCGTCATCGGTCAGCTTTCCACGGAAGTGGCCCATGAGTTGAATCAGCCCCTGGCGGCCTTGCGGGCGCTGGCCGGCAACAGTCAGCGCTTTCTGGAACGCGGTCAGAGCGAGATGGTGCAAAGCAATCTGCAGCGCATGGCCGAGCTGACCGAGCGTATGGGGCGTATTACCGGGCAGTTGCGCAACTTTGCCCGCAAGTCCGCCGGCCAGCCCGAGCCGGTTGAACTGGCCAAGGTGGTCGATGGCGCTCTGTCCCTCATGGAGCCGCGTATTGCCCAAAGCGGCGTCATGGTCGTGCGACAGCCCTCGGATCTTGAGTTGAGCGCCTGGTGCGATGCCAATCGCGTACAGCAGGTGTTGATCAATCTGTTGAGCAACGCGCTGGACGCTGTGCAGGGCGGCAACACGCGGTGCGTGGAAATTGCCTGCAACCGTTCCGGTGCCTGGGCGCAGATCACGGTGCGCGACCATGGTCCGGGACTCAGCGATCAGGCGCAAGCGCGACTGTTTGAGCCTTTTTTCACGACCAAGCCCGAGGGACTGGGCCTGGGTCTGGGCCTACCTTTGTCGGCCGAGATCGCCCAGGCCGCAGGCGGCAGCCTGACGGGCGGCAACCATCCGGAAGGCGGGGCCATCTTCACGCTGAGCCTGCCCTTGGTGGATACTCGGCCGCTGTCCTGA
- a CDS encoding sigma-54 dependent transcriptional regulator, whose translation MNPSLKVLIVEDDADVAMACEQTMRLEGLDCICVSSAEQAQKHLSPDFAGIVVSDIRLPQMSGLGLLAAVRVLDAELPVILITGHGDISMAVQAMKDGAADFLEKPFAPERLVEAVRRALERRRLVLEVRSLRQQLQSRDVLQHQLLGRSLPMQQLRSTLQSLAASEADVLIWGETGTGKERVARSLHESSRRKSGNFVAINCGGLPETLFDSEMFGSEAGAFTGAGKKRIGKIEHASGGTLFLDEIESMPLPMQAKLLRVLQERVLERLGSNTLIAVDCRVIAATKVDLLELSRQGLFRSDLYYRLNVVAVNLPPLRERREDVALLFEHFALQAAARHQRPVAELTPQRLQALLAHDWPGNVRELRNTAERITLGLDAGLSPPGTAPEAAASLAATMESIERSLISEALRNNEGSLTRTAQALHTPKTTLHDKIRKYGL comes from the coding sequence ATGAACCCTTCCCTCAAAGTCCTGATCGTTGAAGACGATGCCGATGTCGCCATGGCCTGCGAGCAGACCATGCGCCTCGAAGGTCTGGACTGCATCTGCGTGAGCAGTGCCGAGCAGGCGCAAAAGCACCTGTCCCCGGATTTTGCCGGCATCGTGGTCAGCGACATCCGCTTGCCGCAGATGAGCGGCCTTGGGCTGCTGGCCGCCGTCCGCGTGCTGGACGCCGAACTGCCCGTGATTCTCATTACCGGGCATGGCGATATCTCCATGGCCGTGCAGGCCATGAAGGATGGTGCGGCCGATTTTCTGGAAAAGCCGTTTGCGCCCGAGCGCCTTGTGGAAGCCGTGCGCCGTGCGCTGGAGCGCCGTCGCCTGGTGCTGGAGGTGCGCAGCCTGCGCCAGCAGCTACAAAGTCGGGATGTGTTGCAGCACCAGTTGCTGGGGCGCTCGCTGCCCATGCAGCAGCTGCGCAGCACATTGCAAAGCCTGGCGGCCAGCGAGGCTGATGTGCTGATCTGGGGGGAAACGGGCACCGGCAAGGAAAGAGTCGCGCGCAGCCTGCATGAATCCAGCCGGCGCAAGAGCGGCAATTTTGTCGCCATCAACTGCGGCGGCCTGCCGGAGACGCTGTTTGACAGCGAAATGTTCGGCAGCGAGGCCGGGGCCTTTACCGGCGCGGGCAAGAAGCGCATCGGCAAGATCGAACATGCCAGCGGCGGCACCTTGTTTCTCGACGAGATCGAAAGCATGCCCCTGCCCATGCAGGCCAAGCTGCTGCGCGTGCTGCAGGAAAGAGTGCTGGAGCGTCTGGGCTCGAACACGCTCATTGCCGTCGACTGCCGTGTGATTGCTGCAACCAAGGTCGATTTGCTGGAACTCAGCCGTCAGGGCCTGTTTCGCTCCGATCTCTACTATCGTCTCAATGTGGTCGCCGTGAACCTGCCCCCGCTGCGCGAGCGCCGCGAGGATGTTGCACTGCTGTTCGAGCATTTCGCGTTGCAGGCCGCCGCCCGCCACCAGCGGCCCGTGGCAGAGCTGACGCCGCAGCGTCTGCAGGCGCTGCTTGCCCACGACTGGCCAGGCAATGTGCGCGAGCTACGCAACACGGCCGAGCGCATCACGCTGGGGCTGGATGCCGGCCTGTCCCCACCCGGTACGGCGCCCGAGGCAGCGGCTTCGTTGGCGGCAACCATGGAGTCCATAGAGCGTTCCCTGATTTCCGAAGCCTTGCGCAACAACGAAGGTAGCCTGACGCGCACGGCACAGGCGCTGCACACCCCCAAGACAACGCTGCACGACAAGATTCGCAAGTACGGGCTTTGA
- a CDS encoding ABC transporter permease, which yields MSLFSILGAIEIGLIFSLVALGVFISFRLLRFPDLTVDGSFPLGGAVCAILISTGTNPWLATLAGTAAGAVAGFITGWLNVKLKIMDLLASILMMIGLYSVNLRIMGGPNVPLINEPTLFTMLQPANIEDYVMRPLIMLGFVIVAKLALDWFFATERGLAIRSTGSNARMARAQGVNTGAMILLGMAISNGLVGLAGALFVQTQGGSDISMGIGTIVIGLAAVIVGETILPSRKIIWATLAVVLGAVVYRFFIAAALNIDAIGLKAQDLNLVTAVLVTIALVIPQIKKKLSKRK from the coding sequence ATGTCTCTATTTTCCATCCTCGGTGCCATTGAAATTGGCCTGATATTCAGCCTGGTGGCGCTGGGCGTCTTCATCTCCTTTCGCTTGCTGCGTTTCCCCGATCTGACGGTCGACGGCAGCTTCCCCCTTGGCGGTGCGGTGTGCGCCATTCTGATTTCCACGGGCACCAACCCCTGGCTGGCCACGCTGGCCGGCACGGCAGCCGGAGCCGTGGCCGGCTTCATCACAGGCTGGCTCAACGTCAAGCTCAAGATCATGGACCTGCTGGCTTCCATCCTGATGATGATCGGCCTGTACTCGGTCAACCTGCGCATCATGGGCGGCCCCAATGTGCCGCTGATCAACGAGCCCACACTGTTCACCATGCTGCAGCCGGCGAACATTGAAGACTATGTGATGCGTCCGCTGATCATGCTGGGCTTCGTCATCGTGGCCAAGCTGGCTCTGGACTGGTTCTTTGCCACCGAACGCGGTCTGGCCATCCGCTCCACGGGCTCCAACGCCCGCATGGCCCGCGCTCAGGGCGTCAACACCGGCGCCATGATTCTGCTGGGCATGGCAATTTCCAACGGCCTGGTCGGCCTGGCCGGAGCGCTGTTCGTGCAGACGCAGGGCGGCTCCGACATCTCCATGGGCATCGGCACCATCGTCATCGGTCTGGCGGCCGTGATCGTGGGCGAGACCATCCTGCCCTCGCGCAAGATCATCTGGGCCACGCTGGCCGTGGTGCTTGGCGCCGTGGTCTACCGCTTCTTCATCGCAGCGGCCCTCAATATCGATGCCATCGGCCTCAAGGCACAGGACTTGAATCTGGTGACGGCAGTGCTGGTGACCATCGCACTGGTGATTCCGCAAATCAAGAAAAAGCTGAGCAAGCGCAAGTAA
- a CDS encoding thioesterase family protein, translating into MKIELPELKKQVYETRFPIRWGDMDAMGHVNNAQYFRYLETARIDWMHGMGLNPDPAGQGPVIVNAFCNFYQQLAYPDEVLLKMFVSDPARTTFETWATMERVAQPGVICAAGGGTVIWVDFPRQKAAALPDWIRSAVTA; encoded by the coding sequence ATGAAAATCGAGCTGCCCGAGCTGAAGAAGCAGGTCTATGAAACGCGCTTTCCCATACGCTGGGGCGATATGGATGCCATGGGGCATGTCAACAACGCCCAGTACTTTCGCTACCTGGAAACTGCCCGTATCGACTGGATGCATGGCATGGGCCTGAATCCGGACCCTGCGGGGCAAGGGCCGGTCATCGTCAACGCCTTCTGCAATTTCTATCAGCAGCTTGCGTATCCGGACGAGGTGCTGCTCAAGATGTTTGTCAGCGATCCCGCGCGCACCACCTTTGAGACCTGGGCCACCATGGAGCGTGTGGCACAGCCGGGAGTCATTTGTGCAGCCGGCGGAGGCACCGTGATCTGGGTGGATTTTCCCCGGCAGAAAGCCGCTGCGCTGCCGGACTGGATACGTTCAGCAGTAACTGCCTGA
- a CDS encoding ABC transporter substrate-binding protein, with protein sequence MKQLSLARMGALALAISAMSGAYAADTKSVAVTAIVEHPALDAVRDGVKDALKAAGYEDGKSLKWQYQSAQGNTGTAAQIARKFVGDKPDAIVAIATPSAQAVIASTKTVPVVFSAVTDPVAAKLVASWEPSKNNVTGVSDLLALDKQMDLVKQVVPNAKRIGMVYNPGEANSAVVVKELQALLPKMGWTLVTAAAPRSVDVSSAARSLVGKVDVIYTNTDNNVVSAYESLVKVGQDAKIPLVASDTDSVKRGAVAAYGINYRDLGEQTGRMVVRILKGEKPGDIKPEVSTKMELFVNPAAAEKQGVKLSDALIKSAATVVK encoded by the coding sequence ATGAAGCAGCTGTCCTTGGCCCGCATGGGCGCACTGGCCCTGGCAATTTCCGCCATGTCGGGTGCCTATGCCGCCGACACCAAGTCCGTGGCCGTGACCGCCATTGTTGAACACCCCGCCCTGGATGCGGTGCGCGACGGCGTCAAGGACGCCCTGAAGGCAGCCGGCTACGAAGACGGCAAGTCCCTGAAGTGGCAATACCAGAGTGCACAGGGCAATACCGGTACGGCCGCCCAGATCGCGCGCAAGTTCGTGGGTGACAAGCCCGATGCCATCGTCGCCATTGCCACTCCTTCCGCGCAGGCCGTGATCGCGTCGACCAAGACCGTGCCCGTCGTGTTCTCTGCCGTGACCGACCCCGTTGCCGCCAAGCTGGTCGCCAGCTGGGAACCCTCCAAGAACAATGTGACCGGCGTTTCCGACCTGCTGGCCCTGGACAAGCAAATGGATCTGGTCAAGCAGGTCGTGCCCAATGCCAAGCGCATCGGCATGGTCTACAACCCCGGTGAAGCCAACTCCGCCGTAGTCGTGAAGGAACTTCAGGCCCTGCTGCCCAAGATGGGCTGGACTCTGGTAACGGCTGCGGCTCCCCGCTCGGTGGACGTCTCCAGCGCCGCTCGCTCGCTGGTGGGCAAGGTGGACGTGATCTACACCAACACAGACAACAACGTGGTGTCGGCCTACGAATCGCTGGTCAAGGTGGGCCAGGACGCCAAGATTCCTCTGGTGGCTTCTGACACCGACTCCGTCAAGCGCGGCGCTGTGGCTGCCTACGGCATCAACTACCGCGATCTGGGCGAACAGACAGGCCGCATGGTTGTGCGCATTCTCAAGGGCGAAAAGCCTGGCGACATCAAGCCCGAAGTCTCTACCAAGATGGAGCTGTTCGTGAATCCCGCTGCGGCTGAAAAGCAAGGCGTGAAGCTGTCCGACGCGCTGATCAAGTCCGCCGCGACCGTGGTCAAGTAA
- a CDS encoding electron transfer flavoprotein-ubiquinone oxidoreductase codes for MTNEEILAQYGPREAMEYDVVVVGGGPGGLATAIRLKQLAAEKGQDVSVVVLEKGSEPGAHTLSGAIMDPRALTELIPDWKEKGAPLNQPVTEDAMVFLGEKSSLRTPNWLLPKCFHNEGNYIVRLGFVTKWLAEQAEALGVEIFPGFTAAEVLYNEDGSVKGVATGNMGISKEGEPTGDFQLGMELHGKYTIFAEGARGHLGKQIIAKYSLDANRDPQTYGLGIKELWEIDPKRHKPGMVLHTAGWPMKSDTYGGAFLYHLEDNLVTLGFITGLDYSNPYLSPFEEMQRWKTHPNIRYYLEGDEANGIKPAKRISYGARAITAGGISSLPRFVFPGGALVGCEAGFLNVSRIKGSHAAIKTGMLAAEAAYAAIVAGRQGDELTAYTYAFENSWLYEELWKARNFKAWFKKGLTTATVMNGLEQFVLRGNIPWTLHRNKPDHAYLKPAADCAPIEYPRPDGKLTFDRLSSVFISSTNHAENQPAHLTLKDASVPVDVNLTKFAGPEQRYCPAGVYEFVEDEVNAGKQRLQINAQNCVHCKTCDIKDPTQNIVWVTPEGGGGPNYSGM; via the coding sequence ATGACAAACGAAGAGATCCTGGCCCAGTACGGCCCGCGAGAGGCCATGGAATATGACGTGGTGGTGGTGGGCGGTGGCCCCGGTGGCCTAGCCACTGCCATTCGCCTCAAGCAGCTGGCGGCCGAAAAAGGTCAGGATGTCTCCGTAGTCGTGCTGGAAAAAGGCTCCGAGCCCGGCGCGCACACGCTGTCTGGCGCAATCATGGATCCTCGCGCGCTGACCGAGTTGATCCCCGACTGGAAGGAAAAGGGGGCTCCCCTGAACCAGCCGGTGACCGAAGACGCCATGGTCTTCCTTGGCGAGAAGAGTTCCTTGCGCACGCCCAACTGGCTGCTGCCCAAGTGCTTCCATAACGAAGGCAACTACATTGTTCGCCTGGGCTTTGTCACCAAATGGCTGGCGGAACAGGCCGAAGCCCTGGGCGTGGAAATCTTCCCTGGCTTCACGGCCGCCGAAGTGCTCTACAACGAAGACGGCTCCGTCAAGGGCGTAGCCACCGGCAATATGGGCATCAGCAAGGAAGGCGAGCCCACGGGCGACTTCCAACTGGGCATGGAACTGCACGGCAAGTACACCATCTTTGCCGAGGGTGCGCGCGGCCACCTCGGCAAGCAGATCATCGCCAAGTACTCCCTGGACGCCAACCGCGACCCGCAGACTTACGGTCTGGGCATCAAGGAACTCTGGGAGATCGACCCCAAGCGTCACAAACCCGGCATGGTGCTGCACACCGCAGGCTGGCCCATGAAGAGCGACACCTACGGCGGAGCCTTCCTCTATCACCTGGAAGACAATCTGGTCACGCTGGGCTTCATCACCGGTCTGGACTATTCCAACCCCTATCTGTCTCCATTCGAGGAGATGCAGCGCTGGAAGACCCATCCCAATATCCGCTACTACCTGGAAGGCGACGAAGCCAACGGCATCAAGCCCGCCAAGCGCATCAGCTACGGTGCCCGTGCCATCACGGCTGGCGGCATCTCCAGCCTGCCCCGCTTTGTCTTCCCCGGCGGCGCGCTGGTGGGCTGCGAAGCCGGCTTCCTCAACGTCAGCCGCATCAAGGGCAGCCATGCCGCGATCAAGACCGGCATGCTGGCCGCCGAAGCTGCCTACGCCGCCATCGTCGCCGGTCGCCAGGGCGATGAGTTGACGGCCTATACCTATGCGTTCGAGAACAGCTGGCTCTATGAGGAGCTGTGGAAGGCGCGCAACTTCAAGGCCTGGTTCAAGAAGGGTCTGACTACGGCCACAGTGATGAACGGCCTGGAGCAGTTCGTGCTGCGCGGCAACATCCCCTGGACACTGCATCGCAACAAACCCGACCATGCCTATCTGAAGCCTGCAGCCGATTGCGCGCCCATCGAGTACCCCAGGCCCGACGGCAAGCTGACCTTCGACCGCCTCTCCAGCGTGTTCATCAGCAGCACCAATCATGCAGAGAACCAACCAGCTCACCTGACGCTCAAGGACGCCAGCGTTCCCGTCGACGTGAACCTGACCAAGTTCGCCGGTCCCGAGCAGCGCTACTGCCCCGCAGGCGTCTACGAATTCGTGGAGGACGAAGTCAATGCCGGCAAGCAGCGCCTGCAGATCAACGCACAGAACTGCGTGCACTGCAAGACCTGCGACATCAAGGACCCGACACAGAACATCGTCTGGGTGACACCCGAAGGCGGCGGCGGCCCCAACTACTCAGGTATGTAA
- a CDS encoding dicarboxylate/amino acid:cation symporter, with translation MKSNRLTIMVLLAMVLGVVVGYLVHANAATPETAKDIAGYFGILTDVFLRMIKMIIAPLVFATLVAGLANMGDAGSVGRVGGRALGWFIAASFCSLFLGLVFANVLQPGHGLTVELPTNAESLGLKTGALNFKDFITHVFPKNIFEAMATNEVLQILVFALFFGIALGYLNHQKKHMLVDLMEETSHVMLRVTEYVMRFAPVGVFGSVAGTIATHGLGMLLVFGKFLLGFYIALAALWVLLIGAGYLVLGKDVFRLLSLIRGPVLVGFFTASSESTLPKLMEQLEKFGIKPRITGFVLPLGYSFNLDGSMIYTTFLAIFISQAYGIEMTLTAQLTMLLVLMISSKGIAGVPRASLVVVAAVLPMFGLPEAGILLILGIDHFLDMGRTLTNVLGNAIATAVVAKWEGNEEPESCADLAVEPQLMPEPIRVRA, from the coding sequence ATGAAATCCAACCGCCTGACCATCATGGTTCTGCTGGCCATGGTTCTGGGTGTGGTTGTGGGCTATCTCGTCCACGCCAACGCCGCGACACCGGAGACAGCCAAAGACATTGCCGGCTATTTCGGCATTCTCACCGACGTATTTCTGCGCATGATCAAGATGATCATCGCGCCCCTGGTGTTTGCCACGCTGGTGGCGGGGCTGGCCAATATGGGCGATGCCGGCTCTGTGGGCCGAGTGGGTGGTCGTGCGCTGGGCTGGTTTATCGCGGCATCGTTCTGCTCGCTGTTTCTGGGGCTGGTTTTTGCCAATGTGTTGCAGCCCGGCCATGGCCTGACGGTGGAGCTTCCCACCAATGCCGAGAGCCTGGGTCTGAAGACCGGTGCGCTGAATTTCAAGGATTTCATCACCCATGTCTTCCCCAAGAACATCTTCGAGGCCATGGCCACCAATGAGGTGTTGCAGATCCTTGTGTTTGCGCTGTTCTTCGGTATCGCTCTGGGCTACCTGAACCATCAGAAAAAGCACATGCTGGTTGATCTGATGGAAGAGACCTCGCATGTAATGCTGCGCGTGACCGAATATGTGATGCGCTTTGCACCCGTGGGCGTGTTCGGCTCTGTCGCCGGCACCATTGCCACCCATGGCTTGGGCATGCTGCTGGTGTTCGGCAAGTTCCTGTTGGGCTTCTATATTGCGCTGGCCGCGCTGTGGGTGCTGCTCATCGGCGCCGGCTATCTGGTGCTGGGCAAGGATGTCTTCCGCCTTCTGTCGCTGATTCGCGGTCCGGTACTGGTGGGCTTTTTCACGGCCAGCAGCGAATCCACGCTGCCCAAGCTCATGGAGCAGCTGGAAAAATTCGGCATCAAGCCGCGTATCACAGGCTTTGTGCTGCCTCTGGGTTACTCGTTCAACCTCGATGGCTCCATGATCTACACCACCTTCCTGGCCATCTTCATCTCTCAGGCCTACGGCATCGAGATGACATTGACTGCTCAGCTGACCATGCTGCTGGTGCTGATGATCTCCAGCAAGGGCATTGCCGGCGTGCCTCGTGCCTCGCTGGTGGTGGTGGCCGCCGTGCTGCCCATGTTCGGTTTGCCGGAAGCGGGCATCCTGCTGATTCTGGGCATCGACCACTTCCTGGACATGGGCCGTACATTGACCAATGTGCTGGGTAACGCCATTGCCACGGCCGTGGTTGCCAAATGGGAAGGCAACGAAGAGCCGGAGTCGTGCGCAGATCTGGCTGTCGAGCCACAGCTGATGCCCGAGCCCATTCGCGTTCGAGCCTGA
- a CDS encoding saccharopine dehydrogenase family protein, whose protein sequence is MREFKVMVVGAYGFFGSRLVARLARQSGLHIVVAGRSASAAQALVGSLAPGACSSLSHAVLDVMVPGLEDRLKTLEVDALIHTSGPFQGQDYRVARACTHAGVHYVDLADGRDFVGGIDVLDPQAKAAGVLLLSGASSVPALSSAVVDALASAMARVSRIDIGISPGNRTDRGLSTVAAILSYCGKPLPGSRQQAVIGWLRSYRHDYPAPVGRRLLSACDVPDLALLPLRYEGSPSIRFGAGLELSFLQRGMNAMAWLAHRGLVQDWSAHARRLKHMADWFRNWGSDAGAMHVTVSGLDAKGQAYQRRWVLMAGSGDGPYVPTLAASALVRKLAAGAPLEPGARPCVGLLTLQDFADEAQGLDIQMRELA, encoded by the coding sequence ATGCGTGAATTCAAGGTCATGGTCGTCGGTGCTTACGGCTTCTTCGGCAGCCGGCTGGTTGCCAGGCTGGCCAGGCAAAGCGGTTTGCACATCGTGGTGGCAGGGCGCTCGGCCTCTGCGGCGCAGGCGCTGGTTGGAAGTCTGGCTCCGGGCGCTTGCTCAAGCCTGAGCCACGCGGTGCTGGACGTGATGGTGCCCGGTCTGGAGGACAGGCTCAAGACGCTGGAGGTGGATGCGCTCATTCACACCTCGGGCCCGTTTCAGGGGCAGGACTACCGCGTGGCCCGAGCCTGTACCCACGCCGGCGTCCACTATGTGGATCTGGCCGATGGGCGTGACTTTGTCGGCGGCATCGATGTGCTCGACCCGCAGGCCAAAGCTGCGGGCGTGCTGTTGCTCAGCGGTGCCAGCTCGGTGCCTGCGCTGTCCTCGGCGGTCGTGGATGCGCTAGCTTCGGCCATGGCTCGCGTCAGCCGTATCGACATAGGCATCAGCCCGGGCAATCGTACGGATAGAGGCCTGTCCACCGTCGCTGCCATCCTCAGCTATTGTGGCAAGCCGCTGCCTGGCTCCCGGCAGCAAGCCGTGATTGGCTGGCTGCGCAGCTATCGGCATGACTATCCGGCACCTGTTGGACGGCGGCTGCTGTCGGCCTGCGATGTACCGGATCTCGCACTGCTACCGCTTCGCTATGAAGGCAGTCCTTCCATCAGATTCGGTGCTGGGCTTGAGTTGTCGTTTTTGCAGCGCGGGATGAATGCCATGGCCTGGCTGGCTCACAGAGGGCTGGTGCAGGACTGGTCTGCACATGCGCGCAGGCTCAAGCACATGGCGGACTGGTTCAGGAACTGGGGCAGCGATGCAGGAGCCATGCATGTCACGGTCAGTGGCCTGGATGCAAAGGGGCAAGCCTACCAGCGCCGCTGGGTGCTTATGGCGGGCTCGGGCGACGGGCCTTATGTTCCCACGCTGGCTGCCAGTGCGCTGGTACGCAAGCTGGCTGCGGGTGCACCGCTGGAGCCAGGCGCTAGGCCTTGCGTGGGGCTGCTGACGCTGCAGGACTTTGCGGACGAAGCGCAGGGACTGGATATTCAGATGCGGGAGCTTGCTTGA
- a CDS encoding DUF4166 domain-containing protein, with the protein MMRSASLFQQAMGDEFCKLDVALQRFHGLQGEHELQGRVQTGAPRTLAAKLLALALGTPRTASEGTIHFELQASPEVETWIRIFPSQLMRSTMQLNNGHLTERLGLARLCFALQAVDGRLLMRLRRLYFLGFPCPGWLAPRIVAEETGAGEHMQFHVEAAVPLIGVVASYRGYLLLPEEKE; encoded by the coding sequence ATGATGCGGAGTGCCTCTTTGTTTCAGCAGGCCATGGGCGATGAGTTCTGCAAGCTCGATGTCGCCCTGCAGCGCTTTCACGGCCTGCAGGGTGAGCATGAGCTTCAGGGCAGGGTACAGACCGGCGCCCCCCGGACTCTGGCGGCCAAGCTGTTGGCGCTGGCTCTGGGCACGCCACGCACCGCCAGCGAGGGGACGATTCATTTCGAACTGCAGGCCAGTCCCGAGGTGGAAACCTGGATTCGCATCTTCCCCTCGCAGCTCATGCGCTCAACCATGCAGTTGAACAATGGCCACCTGACCGAGCGCCTTGGCCTGGCGCGACTGTGCTTTGCCTTGCAGGCGGTGGATGGACGGCTTCTCATGCGACTGCGGCGTCTGTATTTTCTGGGCTTCCCATGCCCGGGCTGGCTGGCACCGCGCATCGTGGCCGAAGAAACCGGAGCCGGCGAGCATATGCAATTTCATGTCGAAGCGGCCGTACCCCTCATTGGTGTAGTGGCCAGCTATCGTGGCTATCTGTTGCTGCCCGAGGAAAAAGAATGA